The sequence TAAGATGGGCAGAAGTACAACGGGAGGAGACGGTGATGCTGATCATTTGCAGCAAACATAGTTCTGTTGACTCTTCCTGCTGTCGTCCTTTGAAGATACTACGACACCACAAAGCCAATTTATGACATTCTTCCTCTGCCCCAAAATTTAGCATTTGAGGCTCTGTCAATCTGCATTTTGCACACTAGatgtaataattatatcatAATAATATCATCATATCATATTCAGTGCAACATGGTAATAGGAAATTGCTAATTTGTCTTCACTAAATATTTGGTGGGTCCTGGCCCATAATCTCCTTGATACTTGGGCTACAGCATTCAAAAGGTTGGGACGACTGCTCTCACATTGTTTTTAAATTGCTGTTCAAGAAGTGTCTATTTTATTAAGGTCCACATTTATAGATATTATTATTCAATGATTCATTGGATCCGGGTGAGATGGTTTAATCCGAGCCCATGTGTTTGGCCCGCTACCCTACCTGTGTAGCTAGCAGCACAGCTAGAGTCCTGGTGGCTGTCATTGTCTTGGTCCTTAGTGGAGAACATCATCCCTGTCTGATTGGTCATTGCATCGGGCAGGTCTCCCATTGGCTGTTTGAGGTGGATCTTGTAGTAGCTCTCAGCTCCCCCCAGATGGAGGTTGTACTCTACGAAGCGCTTGCCAAGCTTCCAGTCCTCCACTTCGATGCGGAGGATGGAGTTGCCACGTGCAACCAAAGCATGCATCTTCTTGAGGCCTAGCCAAAACTCACCTGTGAAAGTAGGTTCGGAGGAAGGGATATTTGGTCATACTCATCTATATTGGCAAAGTACCTGATTGTGTTCATTTGACGATAGCAGTGCACTCTTACCTTGGAAATCTCCAAATCCATCCTCATACTTCTGCCATGTCTGGTCAAAGTTCACTGTCCCGTCCATCCTTCTCTGAATAACCGTTACTCCGCCATCTTGTAGGAGAAAATACCAGATAATAGCAGATCATTACATGGAAGCCATTGGGTAGACGTCATCACAGAAGACAAGACTATTTCTGTATATAGTTTTacatcttatttttattttgtgggATATTATACCTTTGCTCATGTCACAAAAGGCCATGAAAGGTCTGGATAGGTTGGTTGGTTTTAATGCGTAAACACCGCTCACTCGCCGGCCTCGGCCGAACAAATCGCTGCAGTCCAAGGGCAGGTCTATTGGAAAGACACAACCAACGAAGAAGTTGGTGTATGAATCCCTAAATATTTGTTAGAAAGCATATTATACATTTTATGATGATAACATTAATGTctgcagggctctcaagttttgaactgagttcagagtgagattttgtcggcggcggcgggatatattaatatgtgaatgcatacaaatgtgtccacaggcATGGTGACtatgtatgatagtaagcattattggcccttaacactaatattcagaaaccatactgcctcaaaaggatattggcctaagcaacaccattagaggcatatacttttccctgaacttttaaacgttgcaaacgtgcaaaaacattattatatattcatgtggcattcagtccaatgcttaaaaatatatctgtggcattcagtaggccgatgctgtggtaaagtgtgtaaagtatgacctagtgtttctttctgttcaatagatagaactttatcaatcccctgtaggataaatgtgttaatgtttgtccctataaaacaataatggtaaaaaaataaatacaaaacatgacggtaactctaaagtcaaaccgtccaatctgaagggtctacttaaaggttgggtatggaattctctttttcgccatttttgcaaaattacttgaaatccttatcataacccacttacagccactgagttagaagtactgacatgaaaattaaacaagtcaatcatctgtggaacgggcagagctcgaaaaactccagccaatgattccCAGAACCACCGAggggcattggacagtaagtacgccAATCAAACGGTcatactgcactccccctccccctccccctccccctccccctccccggctCCCCGCGCATGACccctgcgtgagaaatacgaagtgtggcgtgtgagcgtgtgcatgggttgaattgcgtgtgtctcacgccgaatgcgtgagacttgagagccctgtgtCTGATAAGAAGTGTCTCCATGTAGTAATGGAAAATGGAGTCTGACCGTTCCTGAAGTCTGTGACCTCATACGGGGTCAGGGTTGGAGGTTCAGGGGTCAAACTGTCCGGTGTCTTCACTGTCTCCTGGGCCAGTGAGTTGCCTGTGATCTGGAAGAGAATCACAGAAAAATAGAAACAATTTTACCTTAAATAAAACATGCAAATGCTTTTTGAAAGATCTTCTTAAAGAGATCTCCGTCAGGACGAGAACAGCCTTTTGGACAGGATGAACGTTTGAACACTTTGGATAGGACCTTATAGTACACATGGATGGGAACATGTCTTAACCTCAATATTGGTGATATTTTAGAACTGATGCAAATCATACAATTTCACAAATCCTATAGATATTTTGCTCTTGAGACAAAGCTAatgatatatataatttatatatacgtatatatatatatatatattgttcaaATTAGCAAGAACTTTCCCAAAAGATAAAACAAATGTGCTCAAATTCCCTTTCAGCCAAATGTTAGGGATAGCCTACCTTCTTCTCCAGGCTGTTGATCTGCAACCTCTGGTCGTTGAGCTGGTCGCTCTGCTCCCTGACAGCCCGCAGCAGCTCAGTGATACTCTTCTCCTGGCTGTGGATCACCTCCTAGCGGGAGAACAAGCTACAATTAAAGTCAAGGAACAAAACACTTGAACCTGATGCATTGGTAAAATTTGTTATTGTAGGAACTAGGAAGTGCACCTACTGGACTCATAACCTTTAACATGTTGTACATGaggacaattattatttttttttttaataatgcagAGACTGACATTCATATTCAAGTTTAAAAATAAGATTGTTATTATAGCTGCTAGGTTTTGGGGTAAGGGTcggatatgttttttttccacatcaGCAATCCTTTTCGACAGCAGATTACAAACGACAGAGAGTCTGACTGGTCGCGTTGCCCCAAAGTACCTCTGAATGTGATCCCCATGATTTGTGGGCTGTTTTTCTTTCCACATACGTGTGTCAACCCGTACCTTGCCCCATCCCTCCTTCGGTAACCCCGGGGTCACTCACCCTGAGGGTGCCGATCTCGGCCAGCTGTTGGCTTGTCACCAGCCCTTGGGACAGGCTGCTCAGCTGCTCCTCCAACCCGCCCACCTTGCTCTGCAGCCGGCTGCGCTCCTCCAGGATGCCCTCCACCTTAGAGTTTATCTCAAGCGAGAGGCTCTTCACCTCCTC is a genomic window of Gadus morhua chromosome 8, gadMor3.0, whole genome shotgun sequence containing:
- the LOC115549126 gene encoding angiopoietin-related protein 3 → MKSVLTSVLLVLLLAAASASLIPSAEARVTPPAETRSRFAALDEVRLLANGLLQLGQSLREFVHKTRGQMNDIFQKINIFDRSFYQLSVLASEIRDEEEELKKTTLILQANNEEVKSLSLEINSKVEGILEERSRLQSKVGGLEEQLSSLSQGLVTSQQLAEIGTLREVIHSQEKSITELLRAVREQSDQLNDQRLQINSLEKKITGNSLAQETVKTPDSLTPEPPTLTPYEVTDFRNDLPLDCSDLFGRGRRVSGVYALKPTNLSRPFMAFCDMSKDGGVTVIQRRMDGTVNFDQTWQKYEDGFGDFQGEFWLGLKKMHALVARGNSILRIEVEDWKLGKRFVEYNLHLGGAESYYKIHLKQPMGDLPDAMTNQTGMMFSTKDQDNDSHQDSSCAASYTGGWWFNACGDANLNGRYVSVRPKSRGPERRSEIQWRPSRRAAFSLRSTQISVRPSSATNTFSSSGQTGSSSL